In Pseudoliparis swirei isolate HS2019 ecotype Mariana Trench chromosome 9, NWPU_hadal_v1, whole genome shotgun sequence, a genomic segment contains:
- the rerea gene encoding arginine-glutamic acid dipeptide repeats protein isoform X4 produces MFKPVKEEEDGLSGKHSMRTRRNRGSMSTLRSGRKKQTGSPDGRTSPTNDDLRSSGRTSPSAASTDSTDSKTDSMKKPSKKIKEEAPSPMKSAKRLREKGASDTEEPERASAKKSKTQELSRPDSPSECEGEGESSDGRSINEELSSDPKDIDQDNRSSSPSIPSPRDNESDSDSSAQQQQLLQSQHPPVIQCQPGTSTASSAPPPPTASASPTAASISLPPQPLAIPLSLIQSGASLHPQRLPSPHSPLTQAPPPGPPVPPQSLPSSHHGPMPPSPHPLQPGPPHMPHPLSMPPQGFPMGQSQVPPLPMCVQSQQRPHSPPSQSQSSAPPGQPPREQPLPPAPMSMSHIKPPPTTPIPQILHPQSHKHPPHVSAPPFPQMPSNLPPPPALKPLSSLSTHHPPLAHPPPLQLMPQGQQLQPPPAQPPVLTQSQSLPPPTSHQPPAASHSNGPQQPPFSSHPFNTVLPPTGPPPCSSNSMPGIQPPSSSAPPSSISMPLPASVTCAGPGPALPPVQIKEEPLDEMEEPESPPRPPRSPSPEPTIVNTPSHASQSARFYKHLDRGYNSCSRTDYYFTPLASSKLAKKREEALEKAKREAEQKLREEKEREREREREKEREREREKEADRAAKASSSSHESRMLESHMVSHAHMRAHYDSQPMSIAAVPPYIGPDTPALRTLSEYARPHVMSPSNRNHPFFMSLNPSDPLLAYHMPSFYNADPAMRERELREREMREREIRERELRERMKPGFEVKPPEMDSLHPSTNPMEHFARHGAMTLSPMAGPHPFASFHPGLNPLERERLALAAGPQLRPEMSYPERLAAERLHAERMATVANDPIARLQMFNVTPHHHQHSHIHSHLHLHQQDPLHQGGECLVCPPGSGAHPLAIEAMAGGPHLARFPYPHGGIPNALLGQHPHEHEMLRHPVFGTPYPRELQGLPPQMSAAHQLQAMHAQSAELQRLAMEQQWLHGHHHMHGGPLPGQEDYYSRLKKESDKQL; encoded by the exons ATGTTCAAAcctgtcaaagaggaagaggatggactCAGCGGGAAGCATAGCATGAGGACCCGACGGAACAGAGGCTCG ATGTCGACGCTACGCAGTGGTCGTAAGAAGCAGACGGGCAGTCCTGATGGCAGAACGTCGCCCACCAACGACGACTTGCGCTCCAGCGGACGGACCTCTCCCAGCGCTGCGAGTACCGACAGCACAGACAGCAAGACCGACTCCATGAAGAAGCCCAGCAAG AAGATTAAAGAGGAGGCTCCTTCACCGATGAAGAGTGCCAAACGGCTGCGAGAGAAGGGCGCCTCCGACACAGAAGAGCCCGAGAGGGCCAGCGCCAAAAAGTCCAAGACACAA GAGCTGAGTCGGCCAGACTCGCCCTCAGAATGCGAGGGGGAGGGTGAGAGCTCTGATGGGCGCAGCATCAACGAGGAGCTCAGTAGCGATCCTAAAGACATTGACCAGGACAACCGGAGCTCCTCCCCGAGCATCCCCAGCCCCCGCGACAACGAAAGTGACTCGGACTCGTcagcccagcagcagcagctcctgcagAGCCAGCACCCTCCAGTCATCCAGTGTCAGCCAGGCACCTCGACCGCCTCCTCGGCACCGCCTCCGCCGACAGCCTCAGCCTCCCCCACAgcagcctccatctctctccctccccagcCCTTGGCAATCCCGTTGTCTCTCATCCAGTCAGGAGCATCCCTCCACCCTCAAAGGCTCCCCTCCCCACATTCACCTTTGactcaggctccgcctcccggcCCCCCGGTCCCACCTCAATCGTTACCCAGCTCGCATCATGGGCCCATGCCTCCCTCTCCACATCCGCTGCAGCCTGGCCCCCCACACATGCCTCACCCTCTCTCCATGCCCCCTCAGGGCTTCCCAATGGGTCAGTCTCAGGTCCCGCCCCTGCCGATGTGTGTCCAGTCGCAGCAGAGGCCGCACTCTCCTCCGTCCCAGTCCCAGTCATCTGCTCCGCCTGGCCAGCCTCCCAGAGAGCAGCCCCTTCCCCCTGCCCCAATGTCCATGTCTCACATCAAGCCCCCGCCAACGACACCCATCCCTCAGATACTCCACCCACAGTCCCACAAACACCCACCCCACGTGTCGGCACCTCCGTTCCCTCAGATGCCTTCAAACCTGCCGCCGCCTCCTGCCCTCAAGCCCCTCAGCTCGTTATCCACACACCATCCTCCATTAGCACATCCACCTCCACTCCAGCTCATGCCTCAGGGGCAGCAGCTTCAGCCTCCACCAGCGCAGCCTCCAGTGCTCACTCAGTCCCAGAGCCTCCCCCCACCAACCAGCCACCAACCTCCAGCAGCCTCACACTCCAATGGGCCGCAGCAGCCGCCGTTCTCGTCCCATCCTTTCAATACAGTTCTACCTCCAACCGGCCCTCCCCCGTGCTCGTCGAACTCTATGCCTGGCATCCAGCCTCCGTCTTCCTccgctccaccctcctccatctccatgcCGCTGCCTGCCTCGGTCACTTGTGCCGGCCCGGGCCCGGCGCTCCCACCTGTACAAATCAAAGAGGAGCCTCTGGACGAGATGGAAGAGCCAGAGAGCCCGCCACGCCCTccgagaagcccctccccagaGCCTACCATTGTCAATACGCCCAGCCATGCCAGCCAGTCGGCGCG GTTCTACAAGCACCTGGACCGCGGCTACAACTCGTGTTCTCGCACAGATTACTACTTCACTCCACTGGCTTCATCTAAACTGGCAAAGAAGCGAGAAGAAGCTCTGGAGAAAGCCAAGAGGGAAGCGGAGCAGAAACTacgggaagagaaggagagggagagggagagggagagggaaaaagAGCGAGAGCGGGAACGAGAGAAAGAAGCGGATCGAGCTGCG AAAGCTTCCAGTTCCTCTCACGAGAGCAGGATGCTTGAGTCTCATATGGTTAGCCACGCCCACATGCGTGCACATTATGACTCCCAACCCATGTCCATCGCAGCGGTGCCTCCGTACATCGGCCCCGACACCCCCGCCCTGCGCACCCTCAGCGAGTACGCCCGGCCCCACGTCATGTCCCCCTCCAATCGGAACCACCCTTTCTTCATGTCCCTCAACCCTTCAGACCCGCTGCTGGCCTATCACATGCCCAGCTTTTACAACGCCGACCCAGCCATGCGGGAGCGTGAGCTTCGGGAACGGGAGATGCGCGAGAGGGAGATTCGCGAGAGGGAGCTGAGGGAAAGGATGAAACCTGGTTTTGAGGTTAAGCCTCCGGAGATGGACTCACTTCACCCCTCCACAAACCCCATGGAGCACTTTGCCCGGCACGGGGCCATGACGTTGTCCCCCATGGCCGGCCCTCACCCTTTCGCCTCCTTCCATCCGGGCCTGAACCCATTAGAGCGCGAGCGGCTGGCCCTTGCTGCTGGGCCCCAGCTGCGGCCAGAAATGAGCTACCCAGAGAGGTTGGCTGCAGAGAGACTCCATGCGGAGAGGATGGCCACCGTGGCCAACGATCCCATCGCCCGCCTCCAGATGTTCAACGTCACgccacaccaccaccagcactcGCATATTcactcccacctccacctccaccagcaaGATCCTCTTCACCAAG GGGGGGAATGTCTTGTGTGTCCCCCAGGCTCAGGGGCCCATCCCCTGGCGATCGAGGCCATGGCAGGAGGACCTCACCTGGCTCGGTTTCCTTACCCGCACGGCGGCATCCCCAACGCTCTCCTGGGCCAGCATCCACACGAACACGAGATGCTGCGCCACCCGGTCTTCG GTACGCCATACCCGCGGGAACTACAAGGCCTGCCACCGCAAATGTCTGCAGCCCACCAGCTTCAGGCCATGCATGCCCAGTCTGCGGAGCTCCAGAGGCTGGCCATGGAGCAGCAGTGGCTCCACGGACACCATCACATGCACGGGGGACCGCTGCCCGGCCAGGAGGACTACTACAG cCGGCTGAAGAAGGAGAGCGACAAGCAGCTGTAA